The Candidatus Synechococcus calcipolaris G9 nucleotide sequence CAATTTTTCGATGTTTCTTACGATTTTCAACGGAGCCGTCACTATCCGTAGGACTGAGGAGTCGTCCTTTCCAGCCCGTCAAGGCCACCGCACTGCCCATTCCCACTAGGACAATGCCCATCATCAGGGGATGGCCCCAGTGGGTGATCGGTTCCGGTAAATCCAACGCCCTAAAATAGGCGGCGAAGGGTTCTAATTGTTGGGTGAGGGTATCTTGAATCCATTGCCAATTCATCGTGTTCTCAACTCTGGGTAATTACGCTTCAACCTTAACACCGCGCCAGAACGCAACATAGCCCTTAATCTTTTTAGCGGCTTCCTTGGGGTCAGGATAATACCAGGCTGCATCCTTATTTTCCTGGCCATTGACGACCAGGGTATAGTAGCTGGCAGTTCCCTTCCAACCACAGGTGGTATGGGTTGGGCTGGCCTGAAAATAATCCTGATTCAGGGACTCCGGCGGAAAGTATTGATTCCCTTCTACAACTTCACAGCGATCGCTCTCGGCTAGAACAACACCGTTCCAAGTGGCTTTTGCCATGAATAATCCTCTTGAAAAATTTATTAAACCCTTACTTCATTGATGACTTAACTGAGCCAACCCGCACTCAGGGCCACCGTTAAACCCATAAAAATTGCCGTGAGAGTCCAGGTGACGCGATTCAGGGTCGTTTCCGCACTTTTGGTACTGGTGAATAATTGGGCTTGGCCGCCAATGCCCGCCAAACCATCCCCCTTAGGGCTGTGGAGTAGGACTAGGATAACGAGGCCCAGGGCAGAAAAAGCCCATATACCCATAGCGATTTGTTCAAGTGTCATTTTTCCTGGTCAACCCTTTTCTATAGATTCCTCTTTCTTACCTTAGCGTTTCTGGAAGACCCGGATCCCTAAGTACCAGATCCCTAATGAATCGTGTGAATCTTAATAAAGTTCGTGCCCCGAGAATGGCGCGTGGGAATCCCTCCCATAATCACAATTTTGTCCTCAGATTGCACCACATTGCGTTGGCGGAGGACGAGTTCTGCCTGCTCCACCAGTTCTTCAAAGGTTTCAACTTCGTGATCGAGGACAACGGGCTTCACCCCCCAAATCAGATTCAGGCGGTGGTAAATCGTTTGATGGGGGGTAAAGGCAACCACCGGGATGTTGGGCCGTTCGGCGGAGGCAATCATGGACGTATAGCCGGAATTGGTGAAGGCAACAATACAGCGGAGGGGTAAGGTCTTGATAATGGCGCGGAGAGCTTCACTTAGAGCATAGGTTTCGTTGGTTTGGTTGGGGGGATGGTTAATGTACTCAATATCCCGCTCAACTTCTGTGGCGATTTTGGCGAGCATTTCTACGGATTTTACGGGAAAGTCCCCCACCGCCGATTCCCCAGACAGCATCACGGCATCGGTGCCATCAATAATGGCATTGGCTACATCACTGGCTTCCGCCCGCGTCGGCCGAGAGTTCCGGATCATACTATCGAGCATTTGGGTGGCCGTAATCACGGGAATCCGTTTTTGATTGCAGAGGCGAATGATTTTTTTTTGCAGGAGGGGAACAGTTTCCGGTTTCATTTCCACCCCCAGGTCACCCCGCGCCACCATCAGACCATTACATTCTTGGACAATGGCTTCTAAATTAGCGATCGCCTGGGGTTTTTCAATTTTGGCAATCACTGGGGTATCCGCCGCGCCCTTGTCCGCCAGATATTGCTTGAGGGCAATCACATCCTCGGCCCGCCTCACAAAACTTAAGGAGACCCAATCCACCCCCTGGGCTAAACCAAAATCTAAATCCTGCCGATCCTTTTCGGTCATGGACGGTAGCCGCAGTTCTACACTGGGTAAATTAACCCCCTTACGACTTTTTAAGATTCCCCCCTCCAGAACGGTACAAATGACCGCGTTCCCCTCCACCCGATCTACAGTGAGTTCGAGTAAACCATCATCCAGCAAAATTTGCGTGCCTGGGGCGACATCCTCCGCCAAGTAGGGATAGTCAATAGTAATAGTCTGCTCCGGTGGTTCTGCTATGGATGCCGGAACGAGGGTCAGTTGCTCTCCCTCCACCAAAGAGATTTCACCATTGGGAAGTTGACCTACGCGAATTTTTGGCCCTTGCAGATCCTGAAGCAGGGTGATGGGCATATCCAATTCTTCAGACACTTGCCGTAGGAGGGTCACCATCCGGGCATGATCCGCGTAGGTGCCATGGGAGAAGTTGAGGCGGGCCACACTCATCCCCGCCATCACCATTTGTTTAATCGTTTCCTTAGAACTACTGGCGGGGCCAATGGTCGCAACGATTTTGGTTTTGGGGGTTAAGGTTTTCAGGGTCATGGAGCTAACCGTAGGGTGATCCAAACGTGAGTTTACATCACCACCCTTACGATCGCCCGTCTTCCTTGACACGCCACAGGTCACGCCACACCCTAAAATTCATTATTTTTTAACTCACCACCATAGCCGAATGGGCCTGCCCTTGCAATTTTGTAAACTAAGTGTTAACTTATATTAAGAAAGGTAAAGAAAACGCAACAAACAGGAGCACCATTATGAGAAGCGGTTCTATCATCGATGATCAAGGGAAAATGAACAATTTTGCCATTGAGCCTCAAATGTACGTTATGAGCGAGTCTCAGTCTGGCTTTACCCCCTACGCTGAGTTGTTCAATGGTCGTCTAGCTATGATTGGCTTTGTTTCTCTCTTGGCCCTGGAAGTCATTACGGGCCATGGTCTTATTGGCTTTTTGACCAGTCTCTAGGTTTGCCCATGGGTTGACGGGTCTTGGTCGGGCCGGTCATTGAGTTAAAGCCTTTAATCTCTCTTTTTGATGCCTATCCCTACGGGGATGGGCTTTTTTTTGACCTAATGATGCCCCGCTCCCAGATACAACTCCCCTACCTTGGGATTATCAAGTAAATCGGGACCAGAGCCTTCAAAGCAATCTTTGCCCATATCTAAAACATAGCCGCGATCGCTCATAGCTAGGGCTTTACGGGCATTTTGTTCCACGAGAATAATGGAGGTTCCCTCCCTATTAATTTCTTTGATTTTCGCGAAAACATTACTCACCAAGAGGGGCGATAGGGCCGCCGATGGTTCATCTAACACCAACACCTGGGGATCCATCATCATTGCCCGGCCCATGGCTAACATTTGTCGTTCCCCCCCAGATAGGGTTCCCGCCCGTTGTTTTCGGCGTTCCGCTAGGCGGGGAAAGGCGGCGAAAATTTTTTGCTTTAGAATAGTAATATTGCGATCGCCAATAAAGGCACCCATTTCCAGGTTTTCATCCACCGTCAGCGATCGGAACACATTGGTAATTTGGGGAACATAGGCAATGCCCTTTTGCACCACCTGATTGGGGCGCAGATGGGTAATATCCTCATCCCGCAACGTAATGGATCCCTGCCGGGGTGTGAGCAACCCAGCGATCGTCTTTGCCAGGGTGGATTTGCCCGCACCATTGGGGCCAATAATCGACACCAATTCCCCTGGATAGAGGACAAAGTTAATTCCCCGCAGAATATCTAAATCCGGCAGATAGCCCCCATAGACCTCATGGACACGAAGGAGGGGTTGATTGGCTACTGGTTCAGTCACCGTTCCATTGCCCTCAAGCCCTAGGAGGATGTCCGTTGTAAATCTGGCCGCTCCTCTTGGAGAATGGCTCCTTCCACAGGGCAGACCTGAAAGCAAATACCGCAATCAATACAGGTCGAAAAATCAATCCAAAACCAATCCGTGCCCTTCTGATTTTTACCCTCGCCGGGATGAATGCAGGCAACAGGGCAGGCCTCAACGCAGTCGGCAATCCCTTCACAGGTACTTGTAACAATGGTGTGGGCCACAGAGATTCCCCCATTTCGGCTACCTTGCCTAGCGATTGTAGCATTAGACTTTTTCAAAACATTGCATTTCAAAACCTGTCATAATATCGTCTGGCGGTTATGTTAGATTAATTCTACGAGAGAAAACCTAAGGTCATGGTAGAAGATGACTGAACTACTTCAACAGGCGATCGCCCAAATCCAACAACTGCCGCCCGATCAACAAGATGCGATCGCGGCTCGGTTTTTAGCAGAATTACAAGACGAGCAAAAATGGGACGCCCAGTTTGTTGCCACAACGGACAATCAATGGGATCAGATGGCTGCAATGGTACGCCAGGAAATAGCAAAGGGAGAAACCGTTCCACTTGACGAAGTTTTCCCAGCGCAAAAATGAAGTCAAGTACCACCAAGTCATTTTGCAAGTGCCTAGGTGATCTTCCCGTATCGGTTCAGGAACAAGCCTCTAAAGCCTACGTGCTTTGGCAAGAAGATCCCTATCATCCCAGCCTCCAGTTCAAACGAGTTAGCCGAAAACAGCCGATTTACTCCGTTCGTGTCAGTATCAGTTATCGCGTGTTGGGGTTGTTGGAGTCCGACCATGTTTATTGGTACTGGATTGGTACCCACGATGAGTATAATGAGTTGCTAAAACGTATGTAGGCTGAGGGCGGGAGTGTTGAGTTTATGGCATCCCCGACCGACCCGCTACATCTATTTGTCTTACTCAAAGACCTGCGGGAGATGATCAAGTTGTAGCACTAGACTTTTTCAGGAAAGATAGAATCTGCTAGATAAAAAATAAATGTTCCCATTTCTGAAAAATTACACCTCTTGGGTCTGACCAATGAAGGCAAAGACTATATACTGAGAGCGGGTCTATTCCCCCATTGCGGTGTACTCAGGTTTTCTATGGAAGCTGGTATTGATTTACAAGGGCAAGTGATCTCTGCCCTAGAGTCTCTTGGTGTGGCTCCGGGGCTAGCAAAACTCATGTGGCTGCCATTGCCGATGCTGGTGATGTTAGTGGTGGCAACCCTTGGGGTATTGATTACGGTTTGGCTAGAGCGAAAAATTTCAGCGGCGGTACAGCAACGGATTGGCCCGGAATTTATTGGTCCCTTGGGAATCCTGGCCCCCGTAGCTGATGGCTTGAAACTTCTTCTCAAGGAAGATATTATCCCCACGAATACCGATGGCCTACTCTTTACCATTGGCCCGGCCCTAGTCGTGATTCCGGTTTTTCTCTCCTACATCATTGTCCCCTTTGGCCAAAACCTGATGATCTCGAACATTGCCATGGGGGTGTTTCTCTGGATTGCCCTATC carries:
- the pyk gene encoding pyruvate kinase, with amino-acid sequence MTLKTLTPKTKIVATIGPASSSKETIKQMVMAGMSVARLNFSHGTYADHARMVTLLRQVSEELDMPITLLQDLQGPKIRVGQLPNGEISLVEGEQLTLVPASIAEPPEQTITIDYPYLAEDVAPGTQILLDDGLLELTVDRVEGNAVICTVLEGGILKSRKGVNLPSVELRLPSMTEKDRQDLDFGLAQGVDWVSLSFVRRAEDVIALKQYLADKGAADTPVIAKIEKPQAIANLEAIVQECNGLMVARGDLGVEMKPETVPLLQKKIIRLCNQKRIPVITATQMLDSMIRNSRPTRAEASDVANAIIDGTDAVMLSGESAVGDFPVKSVEMLAKIATEVERDIEYINHPPNQTNETYALSEALRAIIKTLPLRCIVAFTNSGYTSMIASAERPNIPVVAFTPHQTIYHRLNLIWGVKPVVLDHEVETFEELVEQAELVLRQRNVVQSEDKIVIMGGIPTRHSRGTNFIKIHTIH
- a CDS encoding indolepyruvate ferredoxin oxidoreductase subunit alpha, whose translation is MAHTIVTSTCEGIADCVEACPVACIHPGEGKNQKGTDWFWIDFSTCIDCGICFQVCPVEGAILQEERPDLQRTSS
- a CDS encoding DUF427 domain-containing protein; amino-acid sequence: MAKATWNGVVLAESDRCEVVEGNQYFPPESLNQDYFQASPTHTTCGWKGTASYYTLVVNGQENKDAAWYYPDPKEAAKKIKGYVAFWRGVKVEA
- a CDS encoding ABC transporter ATP-binding protein: MTEPVANQPLLRVHEVYGGYLPDLDILRGINFVLYPGELVSIIGPNGAGKSTLAKTIAGLLTPRQGSITLRDEDITHLRPNQVVQKGIAYVPQITNVFRSLTVDENLEMGAFIGDRNITILKQKIFAAFPRLAERRKQRAGTLSGGERQMLAMGRAMMMDPQVLVLDEPSAALSPLLVSNVFAKIKEINREGTSIILVEQNARKALAMSDRGYVLDMGKDCFEGSGPDLLDNPKVGELYLGAGHH
- the secG gene encoding preprotein translocase subunit SecG, with the protein product MTLEQIAMGIWAFSALGLVILVLLHSPKGDGLAGIGGQAQLFTSTKSAETTLNRVTWTLTAIFMGLTVALSAGWLS
- a CDS encoding chlorophyll a/b-binding protein; the encoded protein is MRSGSIIDDQGKMNNFAIEPQMYVMSESQSGFTPYAELFNGRLAMIGFVSLLALEVITGHGLIGFLTSL